CCATTTAGCGGTTGCTGGGGAGTTCCTACGCAAAAGTGGACACCCGTTGGTTAGTTGCACTGGCGTTCAAACTCGATCGGTGAGCGGTAACCGAGCGCGGAGTGCAACCGCTCCCGGTTGTAGAACTCGATGTACGATCGCA
This genomic interval from Chromatiales bacterium contains the following:
- a CDS encoding IS3 family transposase is translated as RSYIEFYNRERLHSALGYRSPIEFERQCN